A segment of the Candidatus Fusobacterium pullicola genome:
GCTATTGTAAGAGCATTACTCTCACCAGGTATACCTATTAATAATCTATAAGTTGGAGATAGCGTATTTACATCAAATTCCATAGATGCAGTCTCTATTCCCTCCTCATTATATCCATGAGCTTTTACTTCACTGTAGTGAGTTGTGATAAAAGATTTACATTTTCTATCTCTTAAATAATCTATAACAGCCATAGCAAAAGCTGCTCCTTCAGCTGGGTCTGTTCCTGATCCTAACTCATCTAATAATACCAGTGAACTTCTATTTACACTTTCTAAAATCTCTTGTACATTCTTTAGATGTGCTGAGAATGATGAAAGAGATTGCTCTATACTCTGCTCATCTCCTATATCTGCATATACCCCTGTAAAGAAACCTATACTTGTATGCTCATGAGCTGGGATAGGTATTCCAGATAAAGCCATTAAAGTTAAAAGTCCTGCTGTTTTTAAAGCTACAGTTTTTCCTCCTGTATTTGGACCTGTGATAAGTAGAGTATTGTAATCTTTTCCTATTTCGAATGTCAATGGTACTATCTTATCAGCTGGTATAAATGGGTGTCTTGCTTCAACCAAACTCAACATCTCTCTATTATTTATATTTGGTATAACACAATTTTTCTCTATTCCATAAACAGCTCTAGCATTTAAAATATCAAGTGATAGTATTGCCTCTCCTACTGCATCTATATCTCCTCTATTATTTCTTACATGCTCAGTTATTCTAAGTAGTATCTTTCTTATCTCCTCTTTCTCTTTTAACTCTAACTCTCTCATCTTATTGTTTAAAGCTACTATTGATAGAGGTTCTATAAATACAGTTTGACCACTTGAAGATCTATCGTGCTCTATTCCCTTTATAAGTCCTTTAAAGTCAGCTTTTACAGGAACAACACTTCTACCATCTCTCTCAGTGATAATTCTCTCTTGAAACGCCTTAGCAAAACTTGGCTCATCAAATAACTCATCAAATTTTCTCTTTATATTCATTGAAAGAGTCTTCTTATGTAATCTTATATCTCTTAAATCTAAAGAGGCGTCATCTTTTATCTCTTTGTTATTATCTATAGCCTTATTTATGATATCTTCAATACTTCTCATAACTGATACATCATGATATCTATCTTTTAAATCTCTATATTTTCCAAGGTCTTCCAATCTTGTCTTAAAAAGTCTAAAAATTCTTAAGTTAAAGTTTATATCCCAAAGATCCTCTACATCTAAGTATGTTCCTATAAGTTGAGATTTTTCAGTCATCTTACAAATATCTTTCATTCCTGCAGTTTCAAAACCACCATCATATTTTATAAAATCTGTAAAATCTCTAAGTATATCTAATTCTCTATTCAATGAACTAAAATCTTTTAATGGAGATAGATTCATTATCTTATAGTGATTCTCTTCTATCACACTATAAGCTGATAATTCCTCTCTCAATTTATCAAATTCTAATACTTTATAACTATGTCCATTCATTTTTTTACTCCCTATATTGTTATTTCATTCACTTTTTATTATACCATAAATCTTTTATTTTCCTAACTTTATTCAAGAAAATTTAAAAAAAACTTGAAATTTGCTTGATTTAATGATACAATTATATGCATTGTGTATGTAAGTTATTTTAAGAAAGGAGAGAATCAGAATGCAAAGATGTGAAATTACAGGAGTAGGACTAATCAGCGGAAACCAAATTTCTCACTCACACAGATTAACTAGAAGAGTTTGGAAACCAAATTTACAAGTTACTTCTATCAATGTAAACGGAACTCCAGTTAAAGTAAAAGTTTGTTCAAGAACTTTAAAAACTTTAAAAGGACTTAACGATGTAGAAGTTATGAAGTTCTTAAAAGCTAACGCAGCTACTTTAAGTACTAGACTTCAAAAAGCTATGGCAAAATAGTTTTAAGTCGATAAAAAAGACAGCTTAATTCAAAGCATGTCTTTTTTTATTTTTTGTTCCCTTTCTATCTTTACTTATCTTATTTTTTCCTCACTTGACCTTAGAACAATTCTATAGTTTATACTATCTTTGAAATATATCAAAAATTTAAGGAGTTTTTATGGAGAATATAAGTTTTTTTGAAAAAACCCCACCTCTAAAGCTTTTTTTTAAAGCTGCTATACCAGGGTCAATAGGTATGCTCGCCTCTGCTATCTATCTTTTTTTAGATGGTGTTATTATTAGTCGACTTCTTGGTGAAATAGCCTTTGCTGCCTTTAATATGACCATTCCTATTGTTGTTCTCAATTTTGGTATCTCTGATTTGATAGGGATTGGGTCATCTGTAAGTATTGCTATTTTACTTGGAGAAAAAAGATTTGAGAAAGCTTCTAAACTTTTTTCTCTCTCTTGTTTTATCATATTTATATCTAGTACTCTCTCTGGAGTTATACTATTTTTCTTTGCACCAAATATCTTACATCTATTGGGAGCCACTGGGGAACTTGCAAGGCAATCTATAAAATATCTAAGAGTTTATGCTTTATTTTCACCGCTTACTACTTGTATATTTGCAGTAGATAACTATTTGAGAATCTGTGGAAAGATTAAATTTAGTATGTTTTTAAATATTTTTATGTCTTTTTTATGTATCTCCTTAGAGATTTTATTTCTTTATTTTTTTAAATTTGAATTGATAGGTGCTGCCCTTGCTAACTGTATAGCATTTTTCATATGTACACTTATAGCTTTTTCCCAATTTTTTAAAAATGATAGTAGTTTAAAATTTTGTAATTTTAAGATTGAGTATACTTATCTCAAATCAATATTTACAAATGGAATGCCTACATTTCTAAATAATGTAGCCAGTCGTATTACCAATATACTTTTTAACTACCTATTACTCTATCTTGGAGGGGTTTCAGCTGTCAGTATCTATGGGATATTGATGTGTATTGAAGCTTTTATCCTTCCAGTTCTGTATGGAATGTGTGATGCTCTACAACCAGCTCTTGGTTATAACTGGGGAGCTAAAAATTATTCTCGTGTTAAAGTTATTGAAAAATACTGTCTTATTGCAAGTGCTATCACCTCAATAGTTACAAGTTCTATCATCTTCCTATTTACTGAAGAGATTGCCTCTCTATTTATTCCACAAAGAGATGATACCTTTTCTTTAGCTACTCCTGCACTTATAATTTTTGCTACTACATATCTCACTAGATGGTTATCCTTTGCTATACAGAGTTTTATGTCTGCTATTGGAAAATTTCACTTAGCTACCTTTATCTCACTGTGTGTAACTTTTATCTTTCCAATACTATCTATCCCTCTTCTTTGGAGATTAAAACTAACAGGACTTTGGTGGAATTCATCTATAACCTCTATTTTAACTGGAATTTTATCACTCTTCCTTTTAAAAAAATTATTAAAAAGTTTTAAATTAAAAAATTAATCATTAAAATTTAATACAAAAACTTGACTTTTTAAAAATAATATTTTATAATCATTTCAATAAATATTTTCAAGGGGGAGAGAGTAATGTTTATGATGGTTTTAAGGAATATCAAAAAATTAAATAATTTTTCTAGTATATTCCTAAGTATAAATCTGTCTATCTAAACATTATTTTATATATTTTATTTTAATGTAATTTAGCACTGATTCCTTTAGGAGTTAGTGCTTTTTTTATAAAAATATCTGGAGGAAAAAATATGAAAAAATTTTTAAAACTTTTAACTTTTGGACTTTGTGCTTTTATGTTGATATCTTGTAATAAGAAAGAGAGTGAAAACACTCTAGCTAGTGAAAAAACTTATGTTATTGCAACTAATGCTGAATATCCACCTTTTGAGTATTTAGAAAATGATAAAATTGTGGGGCTAGATGCGGATATTATAAGCGAAATAGCTAAAAAAACTGGCATAAAATATGAGTGGAAAAATATGAATTTTGATGGTTTGATTCCAGCTTTACAAACTAAAAAAATCGATGTTGCCATAGCTGGAATGAGTATTACTCCTGAAAGAGCAAAGGCCGTTAACTTCTCTATCCCTTATCTTACTTCAAATGTAGCTATCATAGCTAATAAAAGTAAACCTATAAATGGAAAAGAGGATCTAATCAATAAAACCTATGGTGCTGAATTAGGTACAACTAAAGAGGCTGTAGCTAGAAAGATCGAGGGAGCTTCTGTTGTTCCTTTCTCTTCAAACACTGCTGCCCTTGTTGCTTTAAAAAGTGGAAAAATTGATGGTATTGTTGTAGATGAAAGTGTTGCCAATAGCTTCGTCCAAAAAAATCCTGACTTAATCCTTGTTACTTGTCTTGATGGAGAACCAAAAGCAATAGCTTTCAATAAAGATAGTGTTGCTCTAAAAGAAAAATTTGATAAAGCTTTAAAAGAGCTTTTAGATGATAGTACTATTACAAAATTAAGAGAAAAATATGGGGTGTAGGTTATGGAAAAACTCTCATTTACATCATATATAATAGATAAAGATATTAAAGAGGAGTTAAAAAAAGAGTTGGAAAGTTTTAAAAACATACTGATTATAGGTGGAGAAACCTCTCTAGCTTCTATTGATAAAAAACTTAAATATGCTCTCACTAACCAAACTTATACTATTGAACTTTATGGTAAAGAGTGCTCACATTTTAATGTTGAAAGAATTTTAGCAAAAAATCTTGATAAAAAATTTGATATCGTTGTTGGAATTGGGGGTGGAAAAGCCCTTGATACAGCAAAATTAGTAGCTTTTAAATTAGGGATAAACATTTTAACTATCCCTACAATAGCTGCTACCTGTGCTGCTACATCATCTCTTTCTGTAGTTTATAATCAAAATGGAGCTTTTACTGAGATTATAAATTTTTCAGCTCCTCCTTTAAAAACCTTTATTGATTTGGAGACTTTAAAAAATGCTCCTAAAAAATATATTTGGGCTGGAATGGGTGATACCTTAGCAAAATTCTATGAAGTTGATATCAAAAGTAGATGGTCTATCAATTCTAGAAAGGAACTAAGTTATCAAAGTACTCTAGGGAGAACTATTAGTACTCTTTGCAGAGAACTTATCCTTAAATATGGAGAGAATGCTTTCTACTCTTCTGATATTGGAGAGGAGTTTAAAAATGTAATTCTCGTTATAATTGTTAATACTGGTTATACTTCTAATTTAGTAGAGGAGTATCTAAATGGAGCTATTGCTCACTCTGTATGCTATGGCTTAGGAAATATACACTCTATTGAAAAAAATCATCTCCACGGTGAACTTGTGGCATATGGTATCTTAATTCAACTACTAGTTGAGGATAATTATTCAGAATATGAAAAACTTATTGATTTTTATAATAAATTGAAATATCCTACTAAATTAGAGGATTTTATAGAGATTAAAAATTTTAAAGGTATTGAAGATAAAATTATAGATATTATAATAAACTCTCCAGATATGCCAGATCTTTTTAAGATGGGCTTTGAATTGGATAGAGAAAAATTTAAATCTGCACTATACGGGAGGAAAGTATGAGAGAGATAATAGCTGATAAATTTAAAGTAAGAAATTATTCTATGGGAGATAAATTTAAAAAGAGTTTATCTAACTACTCTTTGATAAATTTAGGAATAGGAGATTTAGATATTCACACTGATAAAAAAATAGTTGAAAAAGCTATGAATGATGCTTTAAATGGATATACTCACTATACAGATCCCTATGGATATGTTGAACTTCGTGAAGAGATAGTAAATTATCATAAGAGTAGATTTAAAAATTATAACTTCTCTATAGAGGATACTTTTATCACAACTGGGGCTTGCCATGCTCTATACTTAGCTTTTAAAGCTATTCTTAATAAAGATGATGAGATTATTTTACTCGCTCCATATTTTCCCATATATGCTGATCAGATAAAACTTTCTGATGGTATTCCTGTAATTGTTGAAACAAAATTAGAAAATGAGTTTCAACTTATAAAAGAAGATATTGAAAAGGTTATAACAGATAGAACTAAAGCTATCGTAATAAATACTCCATCTAATCCAACTGGAGTTTGTTATAACGAGAAAAGTTTAAATATCATAAAAGAATTGGCAGAGAAATATGATCTTTTAGTTATATCTGATGATGTTTACGATTTTTATTCATATGAAAATAGTTTCACTCCAATATTTACTCTAGAGGGTATGGATAAAAGAACTTTATCTATTTGTAGTTTTTCAAAAGATTTTGCTATGACTGGGTGGAGAATAGGATATACTATATCAAAGGTTCCAAATCTTATTGAGACTATGGAGTATATTAATGAGAGTATTATATATAGTGCTCCTTCTGTGTCTCAAAGAGCTGCTCTTTATGCTCTAAAAGATTTTGATAGAATAAAGAAAGAGGTAGTTCCTATATTTAAAGAGAGAATTGAATACTCATATAATAGAATAAAAAATATTCCATATTTAAAAGCCTTTAAGTCACAAGGAGGAATATATCTATTTGTTAATATTGAGAAAACAAAACTTTCAACTCAAGAGTTTGTAGATTTAGTTTTTGATAAACTAAATATTATCCTATTAAGTGGTGAATCTTTTGGAGCTCCTAATTATATTAGAATAGCTTGTACTTTAGATATCTCTATATTAAAAGAGGCTTTTGATAGATTAGAAACTCTTAAATTTTAATTACCACTCTCTTATTCAAAATATAATTATTATAGCTCCTATTTTCATATGTCCCACTCCTTTTTTAGTTATTTTATCTAAAAAGAAAAAAGGCTGGAATTGTCTTCCAGCCCAGTTAACTAAAATTACTTTTCAATTCTTGTATAAGGAATTAAAGCGATATTTCTAGCTCTTTTTATAGCTTTAGCTATCTTTCTTTGTAACTTAGCGTTAGCTCCAGTTACTCTTGAAGGATTGATTTTTCCTTTATCAGATACGAATCTTTTTAAAAGATCTACGTTTTTATAATCAATTTCTTCAGCTTTAACTCTTAATTTAGCTCTTCTTCTTCTGAATTCTGCCATTTTTTTAACCTCCTCTTGATTTTTAACATTAACCGATTATTAGTCTTGTTTAACTATGATGTATCTTAATACTTCTTCTACGATGTTTAGTTTTAATTCAACATCTGATAATACAGTTCCGTCAATTTCAAAAGTAGTTAATACATAGAAACCAGTTTTCTTCTTATCAATTGGATAAGCTAATTTTCTTTCTCCCCATTTTTCGCTCTTTTGAATGTTAGCTCCTGCAGCAGTTAAAACTCCAGTTACTTTTTCAATTACAGCCTCTCTACCTTCTTCAAGTACAGTTGGGTTGATAATGAACATAATTTCGTATTTTTTCATTGTTTAACCTCCTCCCTATGGTTTTAGCCCAAAACACTATCGTTTTTGAGCAGGGTCGTTTTATATTTTATCATACTCTACTAAGAATTTCAAGTATTTTTTATCTTTTTCTTACCCAAGGTGGTAAATCTAAGTTAGTCTTCTCTGTTTCTTCTCTTGTTTCAGTTGCAGCTTTCTCATTTTTAGCTGTATCTATACTTATGAATGGCTCATTTTTTTCCTCTTCATTAGCAAAGTTATTAGCTATAATTGTAACTTGAACTCTATCTCCAAATTCTGGTTCAATAACAAGTCCAAACATTACGTCATCAGCTGTTTTTCCAGCTGCATCTCTTACCATATCAGAGATAGTTTGAGCTTCCATAAGTGTAATATCTGGTGCCCCTGTAATATTGATAAGTATCTTACTAGCACCAAGGATAGATTTCTCTAATAGTGGAGATAATAATGCTTTTTCTGTTGCTTTTATAGCTCTGTTTTCTCCTTCTCCCTCTCCAAATCCTAATACTGCTATTCCAGAGTTTAACATCGTTGCTTTAATATCAGCAAAGTCTAGGTTGATAAGTCCGTTTCCGATCATTAGATCTGCTACACCTCTTATACCTATCTTTAAAATATTATTTGCTTCTTTAAAAGCATTTTGTAATGTTATTGTCTTATCTGGTAATTCAAATAGTTTATCATTTGGTATAATTACTAAAGCATCTACTGCTTTTTTCAGATTCTCTATACCTATATCTGCATTATTTTTTCTCTTTCTTCCTTCAAAAGAGAAAGGTCTTGTTACAACAGCAACTGTTAATACTCCTAATTCCTTTGCTACTCTTGCAATTACTGGAGCTGAACCTGTTCCTGTTCCTCCACCCATACCTGCTGTAATGAATAACATATCTGTATCTTCTAGTAGATTTTTTATCTTCTCTACATCCTCTTCAGCTGCCTGTCTTCCTATCTCTGGATCTGCTCCAGCTCCAAGTCCTCTTGTCAGTTTTTCCCCTAGTTGAATTCTTACATCCGCTAATGACTTCCCTAAATCTTGAGCATCTGTATTAGCTGCTATATACTCTACTCCTCCTACACCAGAAGCTATCATATCGTTTATAGCATTTCCTCCTGCTCCTCCTGCTCCTAATACTTTTATTTTAACTAAATCTTGATCAAGTAACATCTTTTTCGCCCCTCCCTCTCTTAAATAAAGTTAGAAAACCAATTTTTTATAGCTTTCACCACTCCATTTGTTTTTTCTACTTTCTCTTCTTCTACTATTTCTTCTTCTAACATTTTAGTTAAATCTTCTTCTACATTTATTGGTGGAACAATTTTTTCATTTTTTACTTGTATTTCTTGATGAGTATAGCTACCTGTTCTCATCTTTCTATCCTCTTCTTCCATCACTTCATAAAAAAGTCCAATTACTGTTGCCATATTTGTAGTAACTTCTTCCAATCCACTGAACTCACTCGGTAGTACCCTTCTTGCAACATATCCAGTTTTTTTATTTATCTTTTCTAGTAACTTTTCTGTATTTATTATTTTATCAGAGATTACTCCCCCTGTTAAAACCAAACCTTTTCCTAAATATCCATTAAATCCAGATTTCTCTATAGTAGTATCTATATAATCAATTATCTCCTCAACCCTTGCATTTATAAAATCTTCCAATTCAAGAGCCGCTATATGCTTTCCATCTCCATAATATATATATCCATCTGGTGATATATCTCTATCTCTATACTTATTTAAAATTTCAATTGCATCTTCATCATCTGTAAGCTTTAAAATATATACTAAATCACTTTTAAAATGCATTCCACCTAACGGAATAGTTTTTGTATAAATTAATTTATCATTTTTATAAAGAATGATGTCTGTACTTCCCTCTCCAATATCAGCAAGGGCTACTCCCATTCTTTTATCCTCTTCACCTAATGTAGACTTTGCTGAAGCATAGGCATTTAAAACTATATTCTCTACATCTATACCAATTCTATTTATAATCTCTACTAATTTAGCTACTCTCTTCTTATCTGTATAAATTAGGTGAACATCACCTTGTAGCTTACTTCCTAATATTCCCATTGGATTTTTTATAATTCCTGAATTATCTACCTTTATATTGTATATTTCTGTCTTAATTATTTGCTCGTCTTGAGAAAGAACCTTTTTTTCTGCTTCTACTAATAAAGCTTTCATTTGCTCTTCTGTTACTTCTGTTTCAGAAAAATTATACTCTATATTTGTTGTTCTAGATTTGATTCCATCTCCACTTATTCCTATAGTTACTGCTTCTATCTCTTGATCTGTAGCCATTCTTAGTTTTTCAACAACATTATTTATTGATTTAGATAATGCTTCTCCATCTCTAATCTCATTTTTTATCATTCCATAACTTGGACCCTCTATATATTTTAAGACCCTTAATACTTCTCCATTTGAAGAAAGTTCTCCAGTGATGGCTTTTATTTTTCCATTACCTATATCTATTACAGTTTTTACAATTTTATCTCTATTTATCATCACTTTTCTTCTCCTCCAAATTTTTAACTATAAAGTCATTAAATCTTATATCTATATACTCAATTTTTTTTATTTTAGCAAGCTCATTATATAATGTTTCTAAAACTTTATACTTCTCATCCTCTACTTCTAAATTTGTTTTTATAATAGTACCATCTAATAGTACTATCTCTATACAACTATAATCCCTTATATAGATTTGAGATATCAGCACTTTTAATAACGTTTCATCTAATCTTTTGCTCAATTCCAAAAGCTTTTCAATATCATCAAAATCTTTTACTACTAAGAAATAGGTATCTTTTTCCTGTTGCTCCTTCAAATAACCAAATATATCCCCATTACTATCAATCAAAAAAACTCTATCTTTGGTTTGAAGATAATAAGCTACCTCTTTAACCTTTACATCTATCTCTATTTTTCCTAAACTTAAAACTTTTATTTTTACATCTTCTATTCTAACATCTTTTTTCAAATATTTTTCTAAACTTTCTAAATCAATAGTCCATATGTTACTATTATAAATTATTTTTGTCATTTCTGTCAATTCACTTGACAATATTTTTGAATTACTTTCTACTTTAATTTCTTTTATTTTAAAAAAATCTAAAGTTAAAAATTTACAAGGAATTAAATATAACATCCAACTAAATAAAAATATAAATACTAGTCTTATTGTAAATTTCAAAAGAAAACTCTCCTTACTTTTTAAACGTATCTACCATTATTTTAACTAAGTCATCAAAAGTATAACCCTTTAGTGTTCCTAAATCTGGAACTAAGCTAGTTTTTGTCATACCTGGACATGTATTTACCTCTAAGAAATATACCTCTCCATCTTTTAGCATAAAGTCACTTCTTGATATACCTTTAAGTCCAATAGTTTTATGAATTTTTACTGCATTTTCCATAGCCTTATCATAAGCTTTTTTATCTATCTTAGCTGGGTACTCATGTATAGATCCACCAACTGCATATTTAGACTCATAGTCATAAAACTTATTCTTAGGAATAATTCTCAATACTCCTAATCCTTCACCATTAATTACTCCAACTGTTAACTCCTCTCCCTGTATCATCTCTTCAATAAGAGGTTTTCTTCCCTCTAAAAAAGCTTTTACAGCTTCTCTTACCTCTTCCTTTGAATGACAAAAATATATTCCTACACTTGAACCATCTCTTGATGGTTTTACTATTACTGGAAACTCTTCAATCTCTTCAATAGAATTATACGTTTTGGGAGTCTTTATTCCTACAGATTCAGCTATAGCCTTAGTATAAGCTTTATCCATAGTTACTGCACTTTCCATAGCTCCAGACCCAGTATATGGTTTTCCTAACATATCTAATAAACCTTGGAAAGTTCCATTCTCTCCATATCCTCCATGTAATGCTATATAAGCTAAATCATACTCGTTTTCTGTGAAAGCTGTTATAAGATTTTTCTCAGTTACATCTACTCCATAAGCATCATATCCTTGAGCTTGTAAACTTTCTAAAACGGCAGTTCCACTTCTTAAAGATACCTCTCTTTCAGAAGATATCCCTCCCATAAATACCGCTATTTTCATTTTCCACCTCTATAATACTCTATTATTTTTTAATATTATTATTTCCTCTTCAAGTTGAACGTCATATAACTCTTTTATCTTAGATTTTACTAAAGTTAAAATATTAGAGATATCTTCAAATGTTGCATCTCCATGATTTACTATAAAATTTGGGTGTTTTGGAGATATCTCAGCACCACCAACTCTAGTTCCCTTAAGTCCAGCTTCTGATATCAGTCTAGCTGAAAAATCTCCTGCTGGATTTTTAAATGTACTTCCTAAATTTGGTTTGTCTAATGGTTGCTTACTCTCTCTTAAAGCTTGAATCTCTATAACTTTTTGTAAATCAAATCCTCTTTTAAATTCAAATGTTGCACTTATGATTACCCATTTTTTCTCCTGTATCTCTGTACTTCTATAAGAAAACTTGATATCTTCCTTTTTCAACGTTCTTATTTGATGATTTTCATCAAATATCTCTATCTCTTTTATACAATCAAAAATCTCACTTCCATAGGCTCCTCCATTCATATAGACAAGCCCTCCTACACTTCCTGGGATTCCAGCTAAGTTCTCTAAGCCAGAATAATTGTTTCTATTCATAAAAGCTGTTAATTTATTAAAATCCAATCCTGCTCCAACTTTTACAATACCTTCACTTAGCTCCTCAACCTTATTTAATTCCTTTAAAGATACGAAAGTTATATCTAAATCTCCTTCATCTATTAGAGTATTTGTTCCATTTCCTATTAAAAATATATTATCGTACTTTTCAAATATCTCTTTTAATTCATTTTTATCCTCAACTATTATAAATCTTTTTGCCACTCCTCCAATTTTCATATTAGAGTGATTTTTCATATTGTGATTTTCAAGTGTTCTCATTATCTATATTTCCCTTCTAATTTTTCTGCAACTCTATGGGCAATCTTCGATATATCTCCAGCTCCCATAAACATAAATACTCTATTCCCCTCAAAATTCATCAACATCTCATCTATATTTTGTGGATTTTTCTCAATAACCACTTTAGGATTAGCAATTACACTTTGTAGATCCTTTATTGTTACTCCAAAATTATCCTTTTCTCCAGCACTATATATAGGTAAAAGTATAACTTCATCTGCTAGATCAAAGGCATTTTTAAAGTTATCTAATAGAAACTTGACTCTACTATAACGATGTGGTTGAAAAATAACAGTTATTCCACTATTTTCTATTGATCTAGCTCCTTGTAAAGTAGCCTTTATCTCTGTAGGATGATGGGCATAGTCATCAATTACCTTTATCCCATTTCCACTGTATAATATCTCATATCTTCTTTTAGAACCTCTAAACTTTTCAAAGGCTCTCTCTATATCCTTCTCCTCTAGTCCAAACTCAAGTGCTAAATAGATAACTGGAAGAGAGTTTAAAATATTGTGCTCTCCAGGAATATAAAGAGTAAATCTTCCTACCTTCTCACCTTTTATCATTACATCATAACTTGTTTTTCCAGCTTCTATTACAATATTATCAGCAAATATATCAGCTGTTCTGTCTTTTATACTATATCTAGTTATCTTTTTATCCTCTTTAGTTGCTGCTAATCCTCTTAAGATTTCACAGTCAGAACATATAAATACCTCTTCAGAAGTTTGATCTATAAACTTAGAAAAAGATTTAATTATATTTTCTAGTGAACCATGATTTTCTAAATGATCAGCCTCTATATTTGTTATTATTGAATACTTTGGATTCATATATAAGAAAGAATTATCACTCTCATCAGCTTCAGCTATAAAAAAGCTTGATTTTCCTGGTTTTGCATTTGAACCTATCTCAGGTAAGATTCCTCCTACAACAATAGTTGGATCTAATGGTAACATTACAGATGCTGCCATTGAACTTGTTGTTGTTTTTCCATGAGTTCCTGCTACTGCTATTCCACTCTCTTCATTTAAAAGCATAGCCAGTAACTCTCCTCTTTTAACAACTTTTATACCATTTTCTAAAGCGCATATATACTCTGGGTTCTCTTTCTTTATAGCACTTGAAGCTATAATCATATCAAAATTTTTACCCTCTAAATTCTTTTCTGAGTGTTCATTATGAACTGCTATTCCTATACTCTCTAACTCATCAGTTACATAAGAACGGCTTAAGTCACTTCCCTCTACTTCATAACCCTTGCACTTCATAATTTTTGCAAGTCCACTCATTCCTATCCCATTTATTCCTATAAAATATATCTTTTTCAACTTATTTCCTCCAAATATCAAGAGATTCTATTATCTTTTCAGCTGCATTTTCCTGCTTTAAGTTTCTAATATTTATCTTCATAATATCCAACTCATTTTTATTTTCCAATAATTCAAAAGCCTTCTCTATAGCAAGATTTGCCTCTGAATTTTTATACATCAAGGCTGCCCCTACATCTTTTAAAAGCTTTCCATTTGCATACTGTCCAACTTTTATAGAATTATAAGGT
Coding sequences within it:
- a CDS encoding basic amino acid ABC transporter substrate-binding protein, whose translation is MKKFLKLLTFGLCAFMLISCNKKESENTLASEKTYVIATNAEYPPFEYLENDKIVGLDADIISEIAKKTGIKYEWKNMNFDGLIPALQTKKIDVAIAGMSITPERAKAVNFSIPYLTSNVAIIANKSKPINGKEDLINKTYGAELGTTKEAVARKIEGASVVPFSSNTAALVALKSGKIDGIVVDESVANSFVQKNPDLILVTCLDGEPKAIAFNKDSVALKEKFDKALKELLDDSTITKLREKYGV
- the rpmB gene encoding 50S ribosomal protein L28; translated protein: MQRCEITGVGLISGNQISHSHRLTRRVWKPNLQVTSINVNGTPVKVKVCSRTLKTLKGLNDVEVMKFLKANAATLSTRLQKAMAK
- a CDS encoding iron-containing alcohol dehydrogenase, producing MEKLSFTSYIIDKDIKEELKKELESFKNILIIGGETSLASIDKKLKYALTNQTYTIELYGKECSHFNVERILAKNLDKKFDIVVGIGGGKALDTAKLVAFKLGINILTIPTIAATCAATSSLSVVYNQNGAFTEIINFSAPPLKTFIDLETLKNAPKKYIWAGMGDTLAKFYEVDIKSRWSINSRKELSYQSTLGRTISTLCRELILKYGENAFYSSDIGEEFKNVILVIIVNTGYTSNLVEEYLNGAIAHSVCYGLGNIHSIEKNHLHGELVAYGILIQLLVEDNYSEYEKLIDFYNKLKYPTKLEDFIEIKNFKGIEDKIIDIIINSPDMPDLFKMGFELDREKFKSALYGRKV
- a CDS encoding MATE family efflux transporter; the protein is MENISFFEKTPPLKLFFKAAIPGSIGMLASAIYLFLDGVIISRLLGEIAFAAFNMTIPIVVLNFGISDLIGIGSSVSIAILLGEKRFEKASKLFSLSCFIIFISSTLSGVILFFFAPNILHLLGATGELARQSIKYLRVYALFSPLTTCIFAVDNYLRICGKIKFSMFLNIFMSFLCISLEILFLYFFKFELIGAALANCIAFFICTLIAFSQFFKNDSSLKFCNFKIEYTYLKSIFTNGMPTFLNNVASRITNILFNYLLLYLGGVSAVSIYGILMCIEAFILPVLYGMCDALQPALGYNWGAKNYSRVKVIEKYCLIASAITSIVTSSIIFLFTEEIASLFIPQRDDTFSLATPALIIFATTYLTRWLSFAIQSFMSAIGKFHLATFISLCVTFIFPILSIPLLWRLKLTGLWWNSSITSILTGILSLFLLKKLLKSFKLKN
- a CDS encoding endonuclease MutS2, encoding MNGHSYKVLEFDKLREELSAYSVIEENHYKIMNLSPLKDFSSLNRELDILRDFTDFIKYDGGFETAGMKDICKMTEKSQLIGTYLDVEDLWDINFNLRIFRLFKTRLEDLGKYRDLKDRYHDVSVMRSIEDIINKAIDNNKEIKDDASLDLRDIRLHKKTLSMNIKRKFDELFDEPSFAKAFQERIITERDGRSVVPVKADFKGLIKGIEHDRSSSGQTVFIEPLSIVALNNKMRELELKEKEEIRKILLRITEHVRNNRGDIDAVGEAILSLDILNARAVYGIEKNCVIPNINNREMLSLVEARHPFIPADKIVPLTFEIGKDYNTLLITGPNTGGKTVALKTAGLLTLMALSGIPIPAHEHTSIGFFTGVYADIGDEQSIEQSLSSFSAHLKNVQEILESVNRSSLVLLDELGSGTDPAEGAAFAMAVIDYLRDRKCKSFITTHYSEVKAHGYNEEGIETASMEFDVNTLSPTYRLLIGIPGESNALTIAKRLGVSDEVIERAKSYIGDDNKKIEKMIANIKEKADELESMKQQVEFLKAAAQRDRDEYAEKLRVLEKEKNEILKEAYEKADKMMKEMQAKAVALVEKIQKEENKKEDVKNVQKSLNMLRSALQDDRNKNVEQKPKVARKVDYKVGDKIFVNSLNQFANVLKINGGKETVQVQAGILKLEVSMDDVKVVKEKAKKEYNTFSHTKTSVRNEIDLRGKMVDEAVYELETYLDRAVMNSYTEVYVIHGKGTGALREGILNYLKRCRYVKEYRIGGHGEGGLGCTVVTLK